The proteins below are encoded in one region of Alistipes indistinctus YIT 12060:
- a CDS encoding AraC family transcriptional regulator — protein sequence MSTGDIKYLIPADGDELWGLTVTGVGSQVITADEVYPPQNHPQGYFFDVEEGRVLDEFQLLYITDGEGMFTYGEPRVSQRIEEGKMFFLFPGVWHTYRPFENSGWKEYWIGFKGEMIDRLVASGYFSACSPVFDIGLNERIIDLYLKARDIANEDRIGAQPALSGIVMHLLGLMYYRQKSSVLHDEDIIGKVDKAKVVMRENVYENLSPQEVAERVGLGYSGFRKAFREYAGTSPAQYMKELKINEAKLLLATTNTTIKEISYHLKYDNPEYFSISFKRRTGKTPLEYRNFARIKKGAE from the coding sequence ATGAGTACGGGCGATATCAAATACCTGATTCCGGCTGACGGCGACGAGTTGTGGGGACTGACGGTGACGGGCGTCGGCAGCCAGGTGATTACCGCTGACGAGGTTTATCCGCCCCAGAACCACCCGCAGGGTTATTTTTTCGATGTGGAAGAGGGACGCGTGCTCGACGAATTCCAGTTGCTTTATATTACCGACGGCGAAGGAATGTTTACCTATGGAGAGCCGAGGGTTTCACAGCGGATCGAGGAAGGCAAGATGTTTTTCCTTTTTCCCGGGGTGTGGCATACCTACCGTCCGTTCGAAAATTCGGGTTGGAAGGAGTATTGGATCGGTTTCAAGGGCGAGATGATCGACCGGCTGGTTGCGTCGGGTTACTTTTCGGCCTGTTCGCCGGTTTTCGACATCGGGCTCAACGAACGAATCATAGACCTCTATCTGAAGGCCCGCGACATTGCCAACGAGGACAGGATCGGCGCACAACCGGCCCTTTCGGGGATCGTGATGCACCTGCTCGGACTGATGTATTACCGCCAGAAAAGCAGTGTCCTGCACGATGAGGACATCATCGGGAAGGTCGATAAGGCGAAGGTGGTGATGCGCGAGAATGTGTACGAGAATCTCTCGCCGCAGGAGGTTGCCGAGCGGGTAGGGCTGGGCTATTCGGGATTCCGCAAGGCGTTCCGCGAATATGCGGGCACGTCTCCCGCCCAGTATATGAAAGAGCTGAAGATCAACGAAGCGAAGTTGCTGCTTGCGACGACAAACACGACCATCAAGGAGATATCCTATCATCTCAAATACGACAATCCGGAATATTTCTCCATTTCATTTAAGAGAAGGACCGGCAAGACGCCGCTCGAGTACCGCAATTTCGCCCGGATAAAAAAAGGGGCGGAATAG
- a CDS encoding HesA/MoeB/ThiF family protein, whose product MELSAAQRERYERNLLVEGFTDRMQQALIAARVAVVGAGGLGSAALNYLVAAGVGHLTLIENDTVSLSNLQRQVLYTTADMGRPKAEVAAMRLSRLNPGCDIRVVTDRLTAANAAGLLGGHDAVVDCTDNYDARYVIDDFCREAEVPMIYGTAEAVGGQVAVFHAGGAGGYRDLYPERASQKPVVGVLSPIVGVIGSLQALETVKLLCGVGESLAGNLLVVDGRTMQVSKLEL is encoded by the coding sequence ATGGAACTATCCGCAGCACAAAGAGAACGTTACGAACGCAACCTGTTGGTCGAGGGTTTTACCGACCGGATGCAGCAGGCGCTTATTGCCGCGCGCGTGGCGGTTGTCGGTGCCGGGGGGCTCGGTTCTGCGGCGCTGAATTATCTGGTAGCGGCCGGTGTCGGCCACCTGACGCTGATCGAGAATGATACGGTGTCGTTGAGTAATTTGCAACGGCAGGTACTCTATACGACTGCAGATATGGGCCGGCCGAAAGCCGAAGTGGCCGCGATGCGCCTGTCACGACTCAATCCCGGGTGCGATATCCGTGTCGTGACCGACCGGCTGACTGCAGCGAATGCCGCCGGATTGCTCGGCGGACATGATGCAGTGGTCGATTGTACCGATAACTATGACGCCCGTTACGTGATCGATGATTTTTGCCGGGAGGCGGAGGTGCCTATGATTTACGGTACCGCCGAGGCTGTCGGGGGGCAGGTGGCCGTTTTCCATGCCGGGGGCGCGGGCGGTTACCGGGATCTTTATCCCGAGAGGGCGTCGCAGAAACCGGTGGTGGGTGTCCTCTCGCCGATCGTGGGGGTAATCGGTTCGCTGCAGGCGCTCGAAACGGTCAAACTGCTGTGCGGAGTGGGCGAATCATTGGCCGGGAATCTGTTGGTCGTGGATGGCCGGACGATGCAGGTCAGTAAATTGGAACTGTGA